The following nucleotide sequence is from Chromobacterium rhizoryzae.
AAAGACGCTGCGCCAGCAGCAGGGCCGGCACCGGTGCGGGCGTGCTCACCGTGGCCATGCGCGACAGCTTCCCGCCACGTGCGGTCAAATCGGCCACCACCGCCGCCCGCAACCGCCGCAACGCCAGATAGGTAGCATCAAGCCCCTGGTCGGCAGCCGATTGAATTTCCACGTCCAACAACGTAGTGACCCGAGATCGCATCGCGGCGGCACCTTCATAGCTGCTCGGCTGATAGCTGGCCGAAGCTTGGCAAACTCCGATGACAGCGCTACGCCTCAACAGCGCGGCGGAGGCATTCTGGGCGGTGGTCATGGCCTGCCCGATCGGCGAGCTGTCCTGCGCCAGCACGGGCGGCGTGAACTGCGCCAGTTGCGTAAGCGCGTTGATGCCGTCCAGCGGGCTAGTGCATGCGGATAGCACGCTGGAAACCACCGTCTGTACGGATGAAGAGAAAGCGTTGATCGTGCTCGAGCTGCTGCTCAGTGCGCCAGCCGCCGACGACATGCTGCTTAGGTTGTTGGCCACGGTCGCCCGTGCCTGGGTGCCCTGCGCGATAGCCAGCCGCACCGCAACGGCAGTCGCCGTGGCATTGCGCGGTGCCGCCACGGAGCTGGAGCCCGTGTCGAGCAAGCCATGGAAACGACCAAAGGTGCCCGGGATGCTGCGCACCGCGTTGTACAGGTTGCGCGCTGCGTTGATGACGTTTTTGACGATGCCGACCCACTTCGTCACCGTGTTCACCACCTGTTGCACAATCGCGATGCCCTGTTTGACCGCATCCGCGACCTGGTGCAGGAAATCGGCGGCCGTGGCCAGGTTGGCATCACCCACAGCACCCAGCACATCGGAAGCGGTGTCGGTAGTATCGGACGGGAATTCCTTCAGTCCGGACTCTACGAACGACAATGCAATTTCGAAGACCCGGCCGGAGTCCCATTTCTCGGTGACGCGCAGCGTGATCAGACTGACGAACATGGTGCCGAGTGTAGGGTGCACCAGCTCGCCCATATCCTCGGTCTCAGCCGCGGCGATCAGCTGGTCGCGCTGCTGGATCACGTCATCACCAACCAGGAAGCCGATCAGGCTGATTTTGCGTGCCGCCCGGCCCATGTCTTCGACCCAGACGGTATCGCGGTTGGGATATTCGTGGATGGCGTTACGCCGGCCGAAGCTGCCCTCGCCAGCCAACACGGCGAATGGAATGCCGCGAAACGATGCCGGCCGCACCTGATCCTGGTAGCTGGGCGCGCCCAAGCCGAGCGCATCGAGCAGCCGGCCAGCGGCCGACATCACGCCGCTGACGGTGCCAGCTGCCTGCTGTACGCCGTTGAGAACGTCCTGAAAGCTCATATAACTTTCCTTGATCTGATGGCACTTCCGTCATGCCATCGAGCTAAAATGAGCGAAAATCAAATAACAAGGAGCAAACATGCCTCGAGCACTGTCACTTTCGGCAGCTCTCATACTGAGTGCTTTAGTCGTGCAGGCGATGGCAGCACCCACCGTCTATACCATCTCAACTTTCAAGAATGGTCAGTTGGTAGGGGCTAGAAAGGTCAAGCCGTCAGAACTGCGAAACGCAGCAATTGCCATGACCAGCGCTTTCCAGGAACAAACGCCCAGCTATGACCAGTTGGTAAGCGTGGCCCAAGGCATGACAGCCAAAGATCGCTGCTTCAACCTCTACAGCTCGAGGGCCGCACTGGCATCAGTTCAGGCCGGCATGCTTGATGCTTCTCCAAATGCCGAGCAGTTCCTGAAAAACTCCATAGCCTCAATCGAGGAGATGAATAGTCAAACCCAGGTCACGTGCAAGATGCGTTAAGCGTCACGGCGTGACCATCTGCGGCATCGGGTAGTTGTATCGCAGCGAATCATCGACCACCCGGGATTGAGCGGCAGCACCAGCCGGAAGCCCGGTAACATGCGTTTGCACGTTGACCTTGAGCTGCCCCAGCTTGGCGACGCTATCGTTCAGCTGGGCCAGCAGCGCGGCAACCTGTCGATTGCTATCGCCCTGCACCGCCGGCGACGGCGTGCTCTGAGCTGTCGGCAACGCGGCAGGAGCCATCCCCATTCCGGTGGAGACCTTGGCGATATAGTTGCGGGTTTCCGTCGGCGCGTTGGCCAGCCCCTTGCTGTTCAGATTGCCTTGGCCCCAGTTGTAAGCGGCCAGCGCGCGCGGCAAATCGCCGCGATTCTGTCGCAGCAGATCGCGCAGCAAGCGCCCGGCAGCATCCGCCGACTCGCCCAAGTTATCTGGGTTTTTAAGCCCATATTGTGCCGCCGTGGATGGCATGAACTGGAAATGCCCCAGCGCGCCTTTCTGGGAGCGCATGTTCTTGCCACGGCCGGACTCGGCAGCCCAGACACTATCCAGTAGGCCGCTCGGCAGCTGGTATTGGGTCTCCAGGCGATCGAACAAACGCTTTGTCCCCGGGCTGGAGCCACCATTAGCCGCTGGCGCGGCCGGCGTTGCGGCTTGCGCAATCCAGCCCTTTGGAGCCTCGCCCGGGTGTTCCTTGACGTAGCGCTTCATGTAGCCGAGGTCGTTCTCGTCGCCGAACTCATACCACGGCTGATAGGCACCGCGCGCCTTGTCCCGCAGCGCGGCGTACTCGCGACCGTTGATATCCAGGCCGTGCCAGGTCTTGGAGCCAAGACCGCCATCCTGCATGCGCTTTTTGACCCATTCGTTCTCACCAGCGTTGAGCGAATCGGAATGCAGCAGCAGGTAGGCCGGTGCGCACAGCCGGGAAACCCACGCCATGATGGCCGAGCCCAGGCCGCCGAGCGCACCGGTTACCTCGGCACCGGTAGCGGCAGCCGCTGCGCCCCCCGTTTCGGTCACAGCAGCAGCGGCGGATTTGGCAGCAGCATTCAACAGCTTGGACCCCACCGCCTGCAGCGCCTTCTTGGCCATCCAGGTTCCCGCCACGCCCATCGCCGCGCTGCCGGCGATGGTCATGCCTGGGGATTCGGACAACCATTTAGTGGCCGTCTCCATGATCTTGTTGTATAGCGGGCTGATCGTGCTGCCGAGCCAGTTCTCAGCGTGCTGGCCAGCCAGCGCCGCTTCGCGTTTTTTCTGCTCGGTCTCTGCTGCCTTCCGGAGCTCGGCATCGGACTGCACCGCCCCAAGCTGCGTTGCGCGCCCCTGATTGGCGGCCAAGTTCTTGCTGCCACCCAGCAACATCGGCAACAGCCCCTGCAGGCCGAACTGCCCGGCCAGCATTGACTTGGTCTGAGCGTTCATCTTCGGATTGGCTAGTGCATCGGCCAGGTCCTTCAACGCCCGCGTGGTGTCGATGGCACCGTCTTTGGTGCGGTGGATGCCGATGCCGAGCTTGTTGAGCAATGCCAGCGCCTGCATGTTGCGGCCATAGAACGCATCGTTGAGCGTGGTGCCCAACTGAGCCAGACCACCATCCAGCTGCTCGGCGGATACGCCAGCCAACTTGGCGGCGCCGCGCAGCGATTGCAGATCCTGCGTGGACACCCCGATGATCTGCGAGGTCTTCAGCACGTTGCTGCCCAGGCTGGCCCAATTGGATGCCGCAGCGGCCAGACCGCCAATAGTCGCGGCGCCGACCACCACGTTCATCGGCTCTGCGGCCTTGGCTAGGGTGCTGCCGAAGCCGGCAGCCTTCTTGGACAGGGTATCGAACCGCAGACTGGCAAGCTTGCCGTCTAGCGACCCCAGGCGCTTGCTCAGGTCCAGGCGCTTGCCAAATGAGCCGAGCTTGCCCTGAATGCGATTGAAAACGGCCGTGGCTTTGTCCACCGCCGTGATCGTCAACCGAAACTGATTTTCAGCCGCCATTGCTCATCCTCATCATATGGCCGCGCCACCATTCCACTTTCGACCAAGTAAGCCCCCACGCATCATGCGGCCCCCAGCCGTAGAACTTGGTTACTTCGGCCAGGATGTCCTTCCAGTCCGGGGGCAGCATGCCGTTCGGGGCGATCAGAAAAAATTGGACAGGTAGCTTTCAGCAGCCTTGAAGTCGCGCGCGCCAACCTTGCCCAGCACCGCCACGGTGACACCGGACACCGCCGAGATCAGCAACTTGGTGGCCTCGACCGGCCCGTGCTTATCCATGGCTTTCAGGAAGCGGTCCAATTCGTCGACGGTCGGCTCGCGCAGCTCGAGCACGAAAGTCGTCTCGCCGGCCAACTCCACCGGCTTGCGCAGCTCGATGGTCAGCTCGTCCGGCACTTCGGTTTTGTTTTCTTCAGCCATCACGCCTCCTCGACGCTCATGCCTTCCCAGCGCACCTTGACAGTACCCTCGGCAGCTTCTACTTCCTGGGTTTCAACCGTCCACATGTTGCGACC
It contains:
- a CDS encoding phage tail assembly protein — encoded protein: MAEENKTEVPDELTIELRKPVELAGETTFVLELREPTVDELDRFLKAMDKHGPVEATKLLISAVSGVTVAVLGKVGARDFKAAESYLSNFF
- a CDS encoding lytic transglycosylase domain-containing protein, translating into MAAENQFRLTITAVDKATAVFNRIQGKLGSFGKRLDLSKRLGSLDGKLASLRFDTLSKKAAGFGSTLAKAAEPMNVVVGAATIGGLAAAASNWASLGSNVLKTSQIIGVSTQDLQSLRGAAKLAGVSAEQLDGGLAQLGTTLNDAFYGRNMQALALLNKLGIGIHRTKDGAIDTTRALKDLADALANPKMNAQTKSMLAGQFGLQGLLPMLLGGSKNLAANQGRATQLGAVQSDAELRKAAETEQKKREAALAGQHAENWLGSTISPLYNKIMETATKWLSESPGMTIAGSAAMGVAGTWMAKKALQAVGSKLLNAAAKSAAAAVTETGGAAAAATGAEVTGALGGLGSAIMAWVSRLCAPAYLLLHSDSLNAGENEWVKKRMQDGGLGSKTWHGLDINGREYAALRDKARGAYQPWYEFGDENDLGYMKRYVKEHPGEAPKGWIAQAATPAAPAANGGSSPGTKRLFDRLETQYQLPSGLLDSVWAAESGRGKNMRSQKGALGHFQFMPSTAAQYGLKNPDNLGESADAAGRLLRDLLRQNRGDLPRALAAYNWGQGNLNSKGLANAPTETRNYIAKVSTGMGMAPAALPTAQSTPSPAVQGDSNRQVAALLAQLNDSVAKLGQLKVNVQTHVTGLPAGAAAQSRVVDDSLRYNYPMPQMVTP
- a CDS encoding DNA circularization protein, whose amino-acid sequence is MSFQDVLNGVQQAAGTVSGVMSAAGRLLDALGLGAPSYQDQVRPASFRGIPFAVLAGEGSFGRRNAIHEYPNRDTVWVEDMGRAARKISLIGFLVGDDVIQQRDQLIAAAETEDMGELVHPTLGTMFVSLITLRVTEKWDSGRVFEIALSFVESGLKEFPSDTTDTASDVLGAVGDANLATAADFLHQVADAVKQGIAIVQQVVNTVTKWVGIVKNVINAARNLYNAVRSIPGTFGRFHGLLDTGSSSVAAPRNATATAVAVRLAIAQGTQARATVANNLSSMSSAAGALSSSSSTINAFSSSVQTVVSSVLSACTSPLDGINALTQLAQFTPPVLAQDSSPIGQAMTTAQNASAALLRRSAVIGVCQASASYQPSSYEGAAAMRSRVTTLLDVEIQSAADQGLDATYLALRRLRAAVVADLTARGGKLSRMATVSTPAPVPALLLAQRLYRDSTRADELVQQADPIHPAFMPVSFKALAQ